In Elaeis guineensis isolate ETL-2024a chromosome 1, EG11, whole genome shotgun sequence, a genomic segment contains:
- the LOC105060538 gene encoding E3 ubiquitin-protein ligase UPL1 isoform X2, translating to MKFKRRRVLEVPPNIKSFISSVTTAALENIEIPLRDFIWEFDKGDFHHWIDLFNHFDSFFEKFIKPRKDLQLEDNFLEGDPPFPREAVLQILRVTRIILENCTNKHFYSSFEHLSSLLASSDADVVEASLHTLTAFLKKTVGKCSIRDASLTSKLFAFSQGWGGKEEGLGLIACSVQNGCDSVASEIGSTLHFEFYAVPDTSKESNIAEHENQGLHVIHMPKINCYNETDLELLHKLVKEYSIPPSLRFSLLTRLRFARAFDSLAARHQYICIQLYAFIVLVQASNDADDMAAFFNNEPEFINELLSLLSYEDEIPEKIRILGILSLVALCQDRSQQSTVLSSVTAGGHRGILASLMQKAVDSITSGSTKWSIDFAEALLSLVSILVSSTPGSLALQEAGFIPTILPLIKDTNPQHLRLVSTAVHVIEGFLDFHNPSSALFRDLGGLDDTIARLKIEVSHVEKCSKKNAEEPQYNGKGKQVMGSSTELDMQPLYSEALVSYHRRLLMKALLRTISLATYVPGSSARVDGAEESVLPPCLCIVFRRAKDFGGGVFSLAANVMSDLIHKDPTCFPALDAADLPRAFLDAITSGVLCSAEAVMCIPQCLDALCLNNSGLQLVKDCNALMCFVKIFTSRSYLRALSGETPGNLSNGLDELMRHASSLRASGVDMLIEILNTISKIGAGLDSCSSTELMSSSAPVPMETEPISLAEGEASNMGNSEQMHEVSSDNASMTVESFLPECISNAARLLETVLQNADTCRVFIDKKGIEAVLRLFTLQLLPISVSVGQSISIAFKNFSPQHSSVLCKAVCCFIRDHLKLTNELLSSVCGTKVADIDCLKQTEVLKCLSSLEGLLSLCNFLLKGTTTMVSELGSADADILKELGRAYKEIMWQISLCCDSKIDEKRDADQEAGTGESSASNVAGRESDDDGNIVPVVRYMNPISIRNTSSPHWTVEQDFVSVVRSAGSMHRHGRHSLSRIRGGRISRQMDVSHAYSESSLSTLESSMIRDTKKRSPDILVSELLTKLGLAMRSFLATLVKGLSARRSRGDSNSLHPASKSFVTALAKLFLDALSYSGHSMSGLEMSLSVKCRYLGKVVEDMAASIFDSRRQTCNTALVNSFYVNGTFKELLTTYEATSQLLWTLPFSIPTTGSDQGPSVDERKASHSLWLLDTLQSYSRLLEYHANSSLLLSPTLPSQSQLLVQPVAAGLSINLFSVPRDPEAFVRMLQSQVLDVILPVWNHPMFPKCNPAFVTSVISIITHIYSGVGDLKRGRNGITGSTGQRLNSPPLDESTVATIVEMGFTRARAEEALRSVGTNSVEMATDWLFSHPEEFVQEDVQLAQALALSLGNSSETSKGDSSDKTRNAFAEERGVETPPVDDILSASMKLFQSSDSMAFPLTDLLVTLCNRNKGEDRQRVTLYLIQQLKLCPSDFSKNIGALCPISHVLALLLSEDSGTREIAADNGVVSVVLDILTNFRVRNESRNEPSATRTVSALLLIIDNMSQLRPKFNTESAEGSSRSLSDSSGADISIANPSSTTEEKSVSHGLDKESGNVFEKILGKSTGYLSLEESQRALAISCELIKQHVPAVAMQAVLQLCARLTKTHAIATQFLETGGLAALFSLPRTCIFPGFDSLASAIIRHLIEDPQTLQTAMELEIRQTLAGTLSRHAGRLSPRIFLTSMAPVISRDPEIFMRAAAAVCQLESLGGRTNIREKEKDKDKLKNTGTESGIPCNEPVRLPENRPNDTPGKFSRSHKRVPANLSQVIDQLLEIVMSFPSAKKIEGGISSPTPMEVDEPATKEKGKSKVDETKKMDDENLSERSAWLAKLTFVLKLMSDILLMYVHAVSVILRRDMETCHLRGSGLAGGPGNGGIVHHILHQLLPLSSDKAAETSDEWKDKLSEKASWFLVVLCGRSTEGRRRVISEIVKTFSSFLNSEGNSSKSSLLPDKKVLAFADLVNSILSRNSSSSNLPGPGCSPDIAKAMIDGGMVQALSGILQVIDLDHPDAPKVVNLILKALESLTRAANTSDQVLKLDGLGKKRSSATHGRTDGQTTAEVETANHDQNANNQHEANVAAQPAEQQIHESSQNERDCGTNAVQSMEQDMRVDGEENIATDAPVEQELEYMREEINDGGALRNTNEIGMAFRVEHQMDDDMGNEDEEDVGEDGEDDDEDEEDEDEDIAEEGAALMSLADTDAEDHDDNGMGDEYNDDMFDDEDDDFPENRVIEVRWRDGLSGLDHLRVLRGPGDASGFIDIAAETFQGVDADDIYRLHRPLGIERRRPSSGRTFLDRSRLDGSAFQHPLLVRPSQSGESVSSMWSASGNSSRDLEALSFGGFDVAHFYMLDAGLPSGHAAATMFGDRLVSAAPPLIDFSLGIDSLNIGGRRGAGDSRWTDDGLPQAGSHAAAIAQAVEEQFVSQLRGLISVNDPPAQRQSEHSFLQANQQSPLLNANNDAPVAGDLPTQPSEGPHQDLETSSRHQPGNLLVEVGTGLPNLSHGIIDARSVVGAEESQGTPEIRQRFPDDLNVAHNYSETMHDGEGHVEEFGPTTITLDAIPERNISSADLQTLDHPMQDGSEAPTNPHNLEFHSEIREGPSVLDSHSSSHALISSGSGMPELSDAHAGSVLASADVDMNGADTVEDQFESPIPASSNGDELSARQNATVPQDTNQADQVDANNEASSTNAIDPTFLEALPEDLRAEVLASQQVSQPQSAQPATYVPPPAEEIDPEFLAALPPDIQAEVLAQQRAQRSIHSQQAEGQPVDMDNASIIATFPPDLREEVLLTSSEAVLSALPSALLAEAQMLRDRYHPRSSLFGGSHRLGGRRLAIDRHTAMDRGVGVTIGRRSVSATANSLKVKEIEGMPLLDANALKALIHLLRLAQPLGKGLLQRLLLNLCAHSVTRRILVGLLVDMIRPEADGPSGSASMISQRLYGCQWNVVYGRPKPSDGLPPLVSRRVLEILTYLATNHSSVANILFYIDNPLASESSNVTQSENKREKGKEKISGAMTSSSVMETSPKGSMPLVIFLKLLNRPLFLRSNAHLEQVMSLLQVVIKNAVSKIDCLPPSGEAADGSENQDTQKYSSTSEQNSGPEMNQGPCTEVLSSGGKNSVSQYELLLQLPNSDLHNLCSILAYEGLSDKVYSLAAEIVKKMASVAPSHRKFFATELAGLAHNLSSAAVSELVSLRNTQMLGLSAGSMAGAAILRVLQALSALTSVDENKGEDANEEHEEQSILWNLNVALEPLWQELSDCISTTEAKLGQSSTFSSPVPSPDGGDIGASSSLSPPLPPGTQRLLPFIEAFFVLCEKLQRNQTIVLPDNDVTAREVKEFTGTSSSPSLKCSGTGTMTFARVAEKHRRLLNVFIRQNPSLLEKSLSMMLKVPRLIDFDNKRAYFRSRIRQQHDQHPSAPLRISVRRAYVLEDSYNQLRLRPSQDLKGRLTVQFQGEEGIDAGGLTREWYQLLSRVIFDKGALLFTTVGNNATFQPNPNSVYQTEHLSYFKFVGRVVAKALFDGQLLDVYFTRSFYKHMLGVKVTYHDIEAVDPDYYKNLKWMLENDVSDIPDLTFSMDADEEKHILYEKNEVTDYELIPGGRNIRVTEETKHEYVDLVAEHILTTAIRPQINSFLEGFNELVPRELISIFNDKELELLISGLPEIDLDDLKANTEYTGYTAASSVIQWFWEVVKSFNKEDMARLLQFVTGTSKVPLEGFKALQGISGPQRLQIHKAYGAPERLPSAHTCFNQLDLPEYSSKEQLEERLLLAIHEASEGFGFG from the exons ATGAAGTTCAAGCGGAGAAGGGTTTTGGAAGTG CCTCCAAATATAAAATCCTTTATTAGCAGTGTCACTACTGCTGCTCTTGAGAATATAGAAATACCACTGAGGGACTTTATCTGGGAGTTTGATAAG GGAGATTTCCATCACTGGATCGATCTTTTTAATCATTTTGACTCATTTTTTGAGAAATTCATAAAGCCAAGGAAGGATTTACAACTTGAAGATAATTTTCTGGAAGGGGATCCTCCATTCCCTAGGGAAGCAGTCCTTCAAATTCTTCGAGTCACAAGGATTATTTTGGAAAATTGCACAAACAAGCACTTCTACAGTTCATTTGAA CATCTGTCATCTCTTCTAGCTTCAAGCGATGCAGATGTTGTGGAGGCAAGCCTTCATACATTGACTGCATTTTTGAAGAAAACAGTTGGGAAGTGCTCCATAAGAGATGCTTCTTTGACTTCAAAGCTATTTGCATTTTCACAAGGTTGGGGGGGCAAGGAAGAAGGCCTTGGACTTATTGCTTGCTCTGTACAAAATGGTTGTGATTCAGTTGCTTCTGAGATTGGCTCCACACTTCATTTTGAGTTCTATGCTGTCCCTGATACATCAAAAGAGTCCAATATTGCAGAACATGAGAACCAGGGATTGCATGTCATTCATATGCCAAAAATCAATTGTTACAATGAGACTGATCTGGAACTTCTTCATAAGTTAGTAAAGGAGTACAGTATACCACCCAGTTTGCGTTTCTCACTATTGACGAGGTTGCGATTTGCAAGGGCTTTTGACTCTTTGGCTGCTCGACATCAATACATCTGTATCCAGTTATATGCTTTCATCGTTCTTGTTCAAGCAAGCAATGATGCTGATGATATGGCAGCTTTTTTTAACAATGAACCTGAATTTATCAATGAACTGTTATCTTTACTGAGCTATGAAGATGAAATTCCGGAGAAAATTCGGATCCTCGGAATTCTGTCATTGGTTGCTCTTTGTCAAGACAGATCTCAACAATCGACAGTTTTATCTTCTGTGACAGCTGGTGGCCATCGTGGAATCCTTGCCAGTCTCATGCAGAAAGCAGTCGATTCTATTACTAGTGGTTCCACAAAATGGTCTATTGATTTTGCTGAAGCACTTCTCTCTCTTGTCTCCATTTTGGTTTCATCTACTCCTGGTTCTTTAGCTCTTCAGGAAGCAGGATTTATACCTACTATTTTACCACTTATTAAAGATACCAATCCTCAACACCTCCGCCTTGTTAGTACTGCAGTTCATGTGATTGAGGGCTTCTTAGACTTTCATAATCCCTCTTCAGCACTATTCAGAGATTTAGGTGGTCTAGATGATACTATTGCACGTCTGAAGATTGAAGTATCGCATGTTGAGAAGTGCTCAAAAAAGAATGCAGAAGAGCCTCAGTATAATGGCAAGGGCAAACAAGTCATGGGCAGTTCAACTGAGCTAGATATGCAACCTCTTTATTCTGAAGCCTTGGTTTCATATCACCGAAGATTATTAATGAAAGCATTACTCCGGACCATATCACTTGCAACTTATGTCCCTGGTAGTTCTGCTCGTGTTGATGGCGCAGAAGAGAGTGTATTGCCACCATGCTTGTGCATTGTTTTCAGGAGGGCAAAAGACTTTGGTGGCGGAGTGTTTTCACTTGCAGCAAATGTTATGAGTGATCTTATACATAAAGATCCTACATGTTTTCCTGCCCTTGATGCAGCTGATTTGCCTCGGGCTTTTCTTGATGCCATCACGAGTGGTGTTCTGTGCTCTGCTGAAGCAGTAATGTGTATCCCACAGTGCTTGGATGCATTGTGTCTTAACAACAGTGGTCTTCAACTGGTGAAGGATTGCAATGCTCTAATGTGTTTTGTAAAAATTTTCACTTCGAGGTCATATTTAAGGGCTCTCAGTGGAGAAACACCAGGAAACTTGTCCAATGGATTGGATGAACTAATGCGTCATGCATCCTCCCTGCGTGCTTCTGGAGTTGATATGCTTATTGAGATTTTGAATACAATATCAAAAATTGGAGCTGGGTTAGATTCTTGTTCTTCAACAGAGTTAATGAGCTCATCTGCTCCTGTTCCTATGGAAACTGAACCTATTTCACTTGCTGAAGGAGAAGCATCTAACATGGGAAATTCTGAACAAATGCATGAGGTATCTTCAGATAATGCATCTATGACCGTAGAGTCATTTCTTCCCGAGTGTATAAGCAATGCTGCTCGTCTTCTTGAAACTGTTCTTCAGAATGCAGATACATGCCGTGTATTCATTGACAAAAAGGGTATTGAAGCTGTTCTTAGATTATTTACTCTGCAGTTATTGCCCATTTCTGTGTCAGTTGGTCAGAGTATATCTATTGCATTTAAAAACTTTTCACCCCAGCATTCTTCGGTTTTGTGTAAGGCTGTTTGCTGCTTTATACGGGACCATCTTAAGTTGACAAATGAATTATTGTCATCAGTTTGTGGAACTAAGGTTGCTGATATTGACTGCTTAAAACAAACTGAAGTTCTGAAATGTCTGTCTAGTTTAGAGGGGTTGTTGTCACTTTGCAATTTTCTTTTGAAGGGAACAACTACTATGGTCTCAGAGTTGGGATCTGCAGATGCTGATATTTTGAAGGAACTGGGCAGGGCTTACAAGGAAATTATGTGGCAGATCTCTTTATGTTGTGATTCCAAGATAGATGAGAAGCGGGATGCTGATCAAGAAGCCGGAACTGGGGAATCTTCTGCATCTAATGTAGCAGGaagggagagtgatgatgatgGAAATATTGTTCCAGTAGTCCGATATATGAACCCTATATcaataaggaatacatcttcacCACATTGGACTGTAGAACAGGATTTTGTGTCTGTAGTACGTTCTGCTGGAAGTATGCATCGTCATGGTCGACATTCATTGTCACGGATACGTGGTGGCAGGATTAGCCGGCAGATGGATGTCTCACATGCATATTCAGAAAGTTCCCTTAGCACATTGGAGAGTTCCATGATTCGGGATACTAAAAAGAGAAGTCCAGATATCCTTGTTTCAGAACTTCTGACTAAACTTGGTTTAGCTATGCGTTCCTTCCTTGCTACTCTTGTGAAGGGATTGTCTGCTCGTCGTAGCAGAGGTGATTCCAATTCCCTGCATCCTGCATCAAAGAGCTTTGTGACTGCTCTTGCGAAACTTTTCCTTGATGCCCTTAGTTATTCTGGTCATTCTATGTCTGGCCTTGAAATGTCACTATCTGTGAAATGCCGGTATCTTGGAAAGGTTGTAGAAGACATGGCTGCAAGTATTTTTGACAGCAGACGCCAGACATGCAATACTGCATTGGTGAATAGTTTTTACGTCAATGGAACATTTAAGGAGCTTTTAACTACATATGAGGCTACAAGTCAGTTACTGTGGACTCTGCCTTTCTCTATCCCAACTACTGGGTCTGATCAAGGACCATCTGTTGATGAAAGGAAGGCATCTCACAGTTTGTGGCTGTTGGATACATTGCAAAGCTATAGTCGTCTGCTGGAATATCATGCCAATTCTTCATTACTTTTATCTCCAACATTGCCATCTCAGTCTCAGCTTCTTGTTCAACCTGTTGCGGCTGGATTATCAATTAATCTTTTCTCTGTTCCAAGGGACCCTGAGGCATTTGTTCGTATGTTGCAATCACAAGTTCTTGATGTGATCCTTCCTGTATGGAATCACCCTATGTTTCCTAAATGTAATCCAGCTTTTGTCACCTCTGTGATTTCCATTATTACTCATATATACTCTGGCGTTGGAGATCTGAAGCGTGGTCGCAATGGAATCACAGGAAGCACTGGCCAGCGGCTCAATAGTCCTCCACTTGATGAATCTACTGTTGCCACTATAGTCGAGATGGGTTTTACCAGAGCTCGAGCTGAGGAAGCTCTCAGAAGTGTGGGGACTAATAGTGTTGAGATGGCCACGGATTGGTTGTTCAGCCATCCTGAGGAATTTGTGCAGGAGGATGTTCAGCTTGCCCAAGCACTTGCTTTGTCATTGGGAAATTCATCAGAAACATCCAAAGGGGACAGCAGTGATAAGACTAGAAATGCATTTGCTGAGGAGAGGGGGGTGGAGACACCCCCAGTTGATGATATTCTTAGTGCATCAATGAAGTTGTTTCAAAGTAGTGATTCGATGGCATTTCCATTGACAGATCTGTTAGTGACACTGTGCAACCGAAACAAAGGGGAGGACCGCCAGAGGGTGACCTTGTATCTCATTCAGCAGCTTAAGCTTTGCCCATCGGATTTTTCAAAGAATATTGGTGCACTATGTCCAATCTCACATGTTTTGGCCTTGCTTCTTAGTGAAGACAGTGGCACAAGGGAAATTGCTGCAGACAATGGTGTTGTTTCTGTTGTACTAGATATACTGACTAACTTCAGAGTGAGGAATGAGTCCAGGAATGAGCCTTCAGCGACAAGAACTGTAAGTGCTTTGTTGCTTATAATTGATAACATGTCGCAACTGAGACCTAAATTTAATACAGAATCTGCTGAAGGTTCTTCTAGATCCTTATCAGATTCATCTGGAGCAGACATTTCCATAGCAAATCCTTCATCTACCACTGAGGAAAAATCTGTGTCACATGGCCTTGATAAGGAATCTGGCAATGTGTTTGAGAAGATTTTAGGGAAGTCAACCGGTTATCTGTCTCTTGAGGAAAGTCAAAGGGCATTGGCCATCTCATGTGAACTTATAAAGCAGCATGTTCCAGCAGTAGCTATGCAGGCTGTTCTACAATTATGTGCACGCTTAACAAAAACACATGCTATAGCAACACAGTTCCTTGAAACTGGAGGTTTAGCTGCTCTTTTTAGTCTTCCAAGAACTTGTATATTCCCTGGATTTGACAGCTTAGCATCAGCTATTATTCGACACCTCATTGAAGATCCTCAAACTCTCCAAACTGCTATGGAATTGGAGATCAGACAGACCCTTGCTGGCACTCTTAGCCGACATGCTGGCCGTCTTTCACCTCGCATATTTTTGACATCTATGGCACCTGTCATTTCCAGAGATCCTGAGATCTTTATGAGAGCTGCGGCTGCAGTTTGCCAGTTGGAGTCATTGGGAGGGAGGACAAACATcagggaaaaagaaaaggataaggacaAACTAAAAAATACTGGCACTGAAAGTGGGATTCCTTGTAACGAGCCTGTTAGGTTGCCTGAGAATAGGCCTAATGATACCCCAGGCAAATTTTCTAGAAGCCATAAAAGAGTTCCTGCTAATCTTTCCCAAGTGATTGATCAACTCTTGGAAATTGTTATGAGCTTTCCATCAGCAAAGAAAATTGAAGGTGGTAttagctccccaactcctatggAAGTTGATGAACCTGCCACAAAGGAAAAGGGTAAATCAAAAGTTGATGAGACAAAAAAGATGGATGATGAGAACCTCTCTGAAAGATCCGCATGGCTGGCGAAGTTGACGTTTGTCCTGAAGTTGATGAGTGACATACTTCTCATGTATGTGCATGCAGTGAGTGTAATCTTGAGGCGGGATATGGAGACATGCCATCTACGGGGATCTGGGCTAGCAGGTGGCCCTGGAAATGGTGGCATAGTGCATCATATTTTGCATCAGCTACTTCCGTTGTCTTCTGATAAAGCTGCTGAAACCTCAGATGAATGGAAGGATAAGTTGTCTGAGAAAGCATCTTGGTTCTTGGTAGTGTTATGCGGCAGATCTACTGAGGGGCGCAGACGAGTTATTTCTGAAATTGTGAAAACATTTTCTTCCTTTTTAAATTCAGAAGGCAACTCCTCGAAAAGCAGTTTGTTACCTGACAAAAAGGTTTTAGCTTTTGCTGACCTGGTAAATTCCATTTTGTCCAGAAATTCTTCATCCAGTAACTTGCCTGGTCCTGGATGCTCACCCGATATTGCTAAAGCCATGATAGATGGAGGAATGGTGCAGGCACTTTCTGGCATTCTTCAAGTGATAGATTTGGACCACCCAGATGCTCCAAAGGTTGTGAATCTCATACTCAAGGCTTTAGAAAGTCTTACAAGGGCTGCGAATACTAGTGATCAAGTGCTTAAGTTGGATGGGCTTGGAAAGAAAAGATCATCTGCAACACATGGTAGAACTGATGGCCAGACTACTGCTGAAGTCGAAACTGCAAACCATGATCAAAATGCAAACAATCAGCATGAAGCTAATGTTGCAGCACAACCTGCAGAACAGCAGATTCATGAATCTTCTCAAAATGAGAGGGATTGCGGCACAAATGCAGTGCAGTCTATGGAGCAAGACATGCGAGTTGATGGTGAGGAAAATATTGCCACTGATGCACCTGTGGAACAAGAGTTGGAGTATATGCGTGAGGAGATCAATGATGGTGGTGCTTTAAGAAACACAAATGAAATTGGAATGGCTTTTCGTGTTGAACATCAGATGGATGATGATATGGGCAATGAAGATGAGGAGGACGTAGGGGAGGATGGtgaagatgatgatgaagatgaggagGATGAGGATGAGGATATAGCAGAAGAAGGAGCTGCATTAATGTCTTTAGCTGATACAGATGCGGAGGACCATGATGACAATGGTATGGGTGATGAATATAATGATGACATGtttgatgatgaagatgatgatttCCCTGAGAATCGTGTTATAGAGGTGAGGTGGAGGGACGGTTTATCTGGGTTAGATCACTTGCGAGTTTTAAGGGGACCTGGTGATGCAAGCGGTTTCATTGATATTGCTGCAGAGACCTTTCAGGGAGTTGATGCTGATGACATATACCGCCTTCATCGTCCATTGGGTATAGAACGCCGCCGTCCAAGTAGTGGCAGGACATTTCTTGATCGGTCAAGGCTTGATGGGAGTGCTTTCCAACATCCATTACTTGTGAGACCTTCACAATCAGGGGAGTCCGTTTCTTCAATGTGGTCTGCTAGTGGGAACTCATCTAGGGACTTAGAAGCTTTATCGTTTGGAGGTTTTGATGTAGCCCATTTCTACATGTTAGATGCTGGACTTCCATCTGGACATGCTGCTGCAACTATGTTTGGTGACCGTTTGGTTAGCGCTGCACCCCCTCTAATTGACTTCTCACTTGGCATCGATTCTCTGAATATTGGTGGAAGAAGGGGAGCTGGTGATAGTCGGTGGACTGATGATGGTCTACCTCAGGCAGGTAGCCATGCTGCTGCTATTGCCCAGGCAGTTGAGGAACAATTTGTGTCTCAGCTGCGTGGGTTAATCTCTGTCAATGACCCTCCAGCTCAGAGACAGTCTGAGCATTCTTTTTTACAGGCTAACCAACAATCACCTCTATTAAATGCCAATAATGATGCACCAGTTGCTGGTGATCTTCCCACTCAACCAAGTGAAGGTCCGCATCAAGATCTAGAGACTAGTTCAAGGCATCAGCCGGGGAACTTACTTGTTGAAGTTGGCACAGGTCTTCCAAACCTGTCTCATGGAATAATTGATGCACGGTCAGTTGTTGGGGCAGAGGAGAGTCAAGGGACACCAGAAATAAGGCAAAGATTTCCTGATGATCTGAATGTTGCACATAATTATAGTGAGACCATGCATGATGGGGAAGGACATGTGGAAGAATTTGGCCCAACCACCATAACTTTAGATGCGATTCCTGAAAGAAATATATCATCTGCCGACTTACAGACTCTTGATCACCCAATGCAAGATGGTTCCGAAGCACCCACCAATCCTCACAATTTAGAATTTCACAGTGAAATTAGAGAGGGACCCTCAGTTCTGGATAGCCATTCTAGCAGTCATGCCCTTATTTCTTCAGGTTCTGGCATGCCAGAGTTGAGTGATGCTCATGCCGGTTCAGTTCTTGCAAGTGCTGATGTTGATATGAATGGTGCAGACACTGTGGAGGATCAATTTGAGAGCCCCATACCTGCTTCTTCTAATGGCGATGAATTATCTGCCAGGCAAAATGCAACAGTTCCTCAAGATACTAATCAGGCCGATCAAGTCGATGCCAACAATGAGGCTTCTAGCACAAATGCAATTGATCCAACATTTCTGGAGGCACTTCCTGAGGATCTCCGTGCTGAAGTGCTGGCTTCCCAGCAAGTTTCCCAGCCTCAATCTGCCCAACCTGCAACATATGTTCCACCACCTGCAGAAGAAATAGATCCTGAGTTTTTGGCTGCTCTTCCACCAGACATCCAGGCTGAAGTTTTGGCTCAACAACGAGCACAAAGAAGTATACATTCTCAGCAAGCGGAGGGACAACCAGTTGACATGGATAATGCATCCATTATAGCTACTTTCCCTCCCGATCTACGTGAAGAG GTACTCCTTACCTCATCTGAAGCAGTTTTGTCAGCACTACCTTCAGCTTTACTTGCTGAGGCCCAGATGCTTAGAGACAGATACCATCCTCGAAGCAGCCTCTTTGGAGGGAGCCACAGGCTTGGTGGCAGGAGGCTGGCAATTGACAGGCACACAGCAATGGATAGAGGTGTGGGAGTTACGATAGGTCGAAGGAGTGTGTCTGCCACTGCAAACAGCTTGAAGGTCAAAGAAATTGAGGGAATGCCTCTTTTGGATGCAAATGCTTTGAAAGCTCTGATTCACCTCCTACGATTAGCTCAG CCCCTGGGCAAAGGTCTTCTTCAAAGACTTCTATTGAACCTATGCGCACATAGTGTTACACGTCGTATTTTGGTTGGCCTTTTAGTTGATATGATTAGACCTGAGGCTGATGGGCCTAGTGGGTCAGCAAGCATGATTTCACAGCGGCTTTATGGATGTCAGTGGAATGTCGTCTATGGCCGACCTAAACCTTCAGATG GTCTTCCACCTCTCGTGTCTCGTCGAGTTCTTGAAATTTTGACATACCTGGCAACAAATCATTCATCAGTTGCAAACATTCTTTTCTACATTGATAATCCTTTGGCCTCAGAATCCTCAAATGTTACCCAGTCAGAAAACAAGAGGGAGAAAGGTAAAGAGAAAATCTCTGGGGCAATGACATCATCAAGTGTCATGGAAACATCACCTAAAGGTTCTATGCCTCTAGTTATATTTTTGAAGCTTTTGAACAGGCCATTATTTTTGCGAAGCAATGCACATCTTGAACAG GTTATGTCTTTGCTTCAAGTAGTCATTAAGAATGCTGTCTCAAAGATTGACTGCCTACCTCCCTCTGGAGAAGCTGCAGATGGTTCTGAGAATCAAGACACTCAAAAATATTCTTCCACTTCAGAACAGAACTCTGGTCCGGAGATGAATCAAGGTCCTTGCACTGAGGTGCTGTCATCAGGTGGGAAAAACTCTGTGAGCCAATACGAACTTCTTTTACAGCTTCCCAACTCTGATCTGCACAACCTCTGCAGTATTCTCGCTTATGAAGG ACTTTCAGATAAAGTGTATTCACTTGCTGctgaaatagtaaaaaaaatggcTTCTGTTGCTCCTTCCCATCGAAAATTCTTTGCAACTGAGCTAGCAGGTTTGGCTCATAATTTGAGTTCTGCTGCTGTGTCTGAGCTCGTAAGTTTGAGGAATACACAGATGCTGGGACTTAGTGCTGGTTCAATGGCTGGAGCTGCAATCCTGCGTGTGCTACAAGCACTCAGTGCACTTACTTCAGTTGATGAGAACAAGGGTGAAGATGCTAATGAGGAACATGAGGAACAATCTATATTGTGGAATCTAAATGTAGCTCTTGAGCCACTATGGCAAGAACTGAGTGACTGCATTAGCACTACTGAGGCAAAGCTAGGGCAGAGTTCAACTTTCTCTTCTCCTGTGCCATCACCAGATGGTGGCGATATTGGTGCTTCGTCCTCCCTTTCTCCACCTCTTCCTCCTGGCACACAGCGACTATTGCCATTTATAGAAGCCTTTTTTGTTCTGTGCGAGAAGCTGCAGAGAAACCAAACAATTGTGCTGCCAGATAACGATGTGACTGCACGAGAGGTCAAAGAATTTACTGGTACCTCATCGTCGCCTTCTCTTAAGTGCAGTGGTACTGGCACCATGACATTTGCAAGGGTTGCAGAGAAGCATCGGCGCCTTCTTAATGTTTTTATAAGGCAGAATCCAAGTTTGCTGGAAAAGTCACTGTCTATGATGTTAAAAGTACCAAGGCTGATTGATTTTGACAACAAGAGAGCATATTTCCGGTCACGGATTAGACAACAACATGACCAGCACCCTTCTGCTCCTCTGCGGATAAGTGTCCGCCGGGCATATGTCTTGGAGGATTCATACAATCAGTTGCGATTGCGTCCCAGTCAAGACTTGAAGGGTCGGTTGACTGTACAATTTCAAGGTGAAGAAGGGATTGATGCCGGTGGGCTGACAAGGGAATGGTACCAACTGCTCTCAAGGGTCATTTTTGATAAAGGAGCCTTGCTTTTCACTACAGTCGGGAATAATGCAACATTCCAGCCTAATCCTAATTCTGTCTACCAAACGGAGCATCTTTCCTATTTCAAGTTTGTGGGCCGTGTG GTTGCAAAAGCACTGTTTGATGGGCAACTTTTGGATGTTTACTTCACTCGCTCATTTTACAAGCACATGCTTGGGGTGAAAGTGACTTATCATGACATAGAAGCTGTTGATCCTGATTATTACAAGAACTTGAAGTGGATGCTTGAG AATGATGTAAGTGATATCCCTGATCTGACATTTAGCATGGATGCTGATGAGGAAAAGCACATCCTTTATGAGAAAAATGAG GTTACTGACTATGAGCTTATACCCGGAGGAAGGAATATTAGAGTTACAGAAGAAACAAAGCATGAGTATGTGGACCTTGTGGCTGAACACATATTGACTACAGCTATTCGTCCCCAGATTAATTCCTTTTTAGAAGGTTTCAATGAATTAGTTCCACGGGAACTTATCTCAATATTCAACGACAAGGAGCTTGAGCTTCTAATTAGTGGACTTCCAGAAATTGATC TCGATGATTTGAAAGCCAACACAGAGTATACTGGCTATACAGCTGCATCTTCTGTTATTCAATGGTTCTGGGAGGTCGTTAAATCATTCAACAAGGAGGACATGGCAAGACTGCTGCAATTTGTAACCGGAACATCGAAG